The Arachis hypogaea cultivar Tifrunner chromosome 19, arahy.Tifrunner.gnm2.J5K5, whole genome shotgun sequence genome has a window encoding:
- the LOC112779772 gene encoding putative disease resistance protein RGA4, with the protein MAEALLGIVLDNLIPLVQSEFAAFFGIKEKAEELSRTLELIKAVLDDAEQKQWSNRPLKVWLQQLKDAMYVLDDILDQLPTQSSQLGCLTSLNPKKVMHRRELGQKLNEIIGRLDRIAQARTNFDLRQGVRERPSEVVEWRQTSSTIAVPQVYGRDEDKGRVVEFLLSPSRSSEFLSVYPIVGFGGLGKTTLVQLVYNDPEVGNNFDLKIWVCVSENFTVKSILCSIVEAITNVKSEGMALDVMEKKVKELLQSKKYLLVLDDVWKRSQEMELGLTQDKWDKLRSVLSCGSKGSSILVSTRDKHVATIMGTCQAHYLDRLSDDDCWSLFKLRAFGADREERAELVAIGKEIVRKCGGSPLAALALGGLMQSRSTEKEWVEVQKSEIWSLPDENDIMRVLRLSYSCLAPTLKQCFAFCAIFPKDMEMVKQELIYLWMGNGFISSRPNLEVEDVGNMVWNELYGKSFFQDVRVDDFSGKIYFKMHDLVHDLAQSISEQECICLEKQNLNDSSRNPHHIVFHDIDKRQFKKRSVEKAESLRTLYQLNSYGFPFSSRLIRTNNSLRVLCIYGRKIPSFGSLTCLRYLELSDLNIKCLPASICNLGRLEILKLRQLWRLRCLPKHLTRMQNLRHLIIDHCESLSEMCPNIHKLCELRMLSAYIVKSEKGYSLAELRHLNLGGKLSIKGLGNVSSVSEAEDANLKGKRDLTELSLSWFSINKTKSVVGEEEVLEALQPHSTLKLLTISEYEGLQWPTWMQNNSATHNLVSLRLMDCGKCGHLPPVGKLPFLKELLVRCMDELQYIEEDESYDGVEAMPFPSLEELGLSYLPNVERLMKRETTHMFPSLSKLYICKCPKLQLPCLPHVKILDVMECSNEQLKSISNLNSLNELYLNLNDEVSCFPEGMLNNMTSLATLEIKYFSELKELPSDITKLTALSDLTISKCGKLECLPEQGLEGLSSLRKLSIHYCKSLGSLPHGVRHLTSLQSLSIRGCPMLKERCKQGTGEDWHKIAHVPDLDI; encoded by the coding sequence ATGGCGGAGGCCTTGCTTGGAATTGTGCTGGATAACTTGATCCCTTTGGTCCAGAGTGAATTTGCAGCCTTTTTTGGAATCAAGGAAAAGGCTGAAGAGCTGTCACGCACTTTAGAACTCATCAAAGCTGTTCTTGATGATGCCGAGCAGAAACAATGGTCTAATCGTCCTCTGAAGGTGTGGCTGCAGCAGCTTAAAGATGCAATGTATGTGCTGGATGATATCCTTGATCAGTTGCCTACTCAATCCTCTCAACTTGGGTGCTTAACTTCTTTGAACCCAAAGAAGGTGATGCATCGTCGTGAACTTGGACAGAAGTTGAATGAGATAATAGGGAGGTTGGATCGAATTGCTCAAGCTAGGACCAACTTTGATCTTAGACAAGGTGTGAGGGAGAGGCCAAGTGAAGTAGTTGAATGGCGCCAAACTAGCTCAACTATCGCCGTTCCTCAAGTGTACGGACGAGATGAAGATAAAGGGAGAGTTGTGGAGTTTCTTCTTAGCCCATCACGAAGCTCCGAGTTCCTTTCCGTCTATCCCATTGTTGGCTTTGGTGGTCTCGGGAAAACAACACTTGTTCAGCTGGTCTACAACGATCCAGAAGTAGGTAACAATTTTGATTTGAAGATTTGGGTGTGTGTTTCTGAGAATTTCACTGTCAAGAGTATTTTGTGTTCCATTGTAGAAGCTATCACAAATGTTAAGTCTGAGGGTATGGCTTTAGATGTAATGGAGAAAAAAGTGAAAGAATTGCTACAAAGTAAAAAGTATTTACTGGTTTTGGATGATGTATGgaaaagaagccaagaaatggaATTGGGATTAACCCAAGACAAATGGGATAAATTAAGATCCGTGTTGTCTTGTGGATCTAAAGGCTCCTCCATTTTAGTATCCACTCGTGATAAGCATGTTGCAACAATTATGGGAACATGCCAAGCTCATTATTTGGACCGTCTATCCGATGATGATTGTTGGTCCTTGTTTAAACTGCGCGCATTTGGAGCTGACAGAGAAGAGCGTGCAGAGCTTGTAGCAATAGGGAAGGAGATAGTCAGGAAATGTGGAGGATCACCTCTTGCAGCACTGGCATTAGGAGGTTTGATGCAATCCAGAAGCACGGAAAAGGAATGGGTTGAAGTTCAGAAAAGTGAGATTTGGAGTTTACcagatgagaatgatattatgcgtGTCTTGAGATTAAGCTACTCTTGTTTAGCGCCAACTCTAAAGCAGTGTTTTGCTTTCTGTGCCATATTTCCAAAAGATATGGAAATGGTGAAGCAAGAATTGATTTATCTTTGGATGGGTAATGGATTTATTTCATCCCGGCCAAACTTGGAGGTGGAGGATGTTGGCAACATGGTTTGGAATGAATTATATGGAAAGTCATTCTTCCAAGATGTCAGGGTTGATGACTTTTCTGGCAAGATTTATTTCAAGATGCATGATTTAGTCCATGATCTTGCTCAATCAATTTCAGAGCAAGAGTGTATATGCTTGGAGAAACAAAACCTTAATGATTCTTCAAGAAACCCCCATCATATTGTTTTTCACGACATTGATAAAAGGCAATTCAAGAAGAGATCCGTTGAGAAAGCTGAATCCTTGCGGACATTGTATCAATTGAATTCATATGGATTTCCTTTCAGTTCTAGATTGATTCGAACAAATAATTCTCTTCGGGTTTTGTGCATATATGGTAGAAAGATACCATCTTTTGGGAGTTTAACTTGCTTGAGGTATTTGGAACTTAGTGATTTGAATATAAAGTGCTTGCCTGCTAGTATTTGCAATTTGGGTAGATTGGAAATCTTGAAACTAAGACAATTGTGGAGGCTTCGCTGTCTACCGAAACACTTGACGAGGATGCAAAATCTCCGACATCTTATCATTGATCATTGTGAGTCACTATCTGAAATGTGTCCAAACATTCACAAACTGTGTGAATTGAGAATGCTAAGTGCATACATTGTGAAATCAGAGAAAGGGTATAGTTTGGCAGAATTACGTCATTTGAATCTGGGAGGAAAGCTAAGCATCAAAGGCCTGGGAAATGTCAGCAGTGTATCTGAAGCTGAAGATGCCAATTTGAAGGGTAAACGAGACCTCACAGAATTGAGCTTGTCATGGTTCAGCATTAATAAGACGAAGTCGGTTGTCGGAGAAGAAGAAGTACTTGAAGCGCTTCAACCTCACTCCACACTCAAGCTGTTGACGATAAGTGAGTATGAGGGATTACAATGGCCAACTTGGATGCAAAACAATTCTGCTACCcacaatttagtttctcttcgaCTTATGGATTGTGGAAAGTGCGGGCATCTTCCTCCAGTGGGAAAACTTCCATTTCTGAAGGAGCTTCTGGTAAGATGCATGGATGAACTGCAGTACATTGAGGAAGATGAAAGTTATGATGGTGTTGAAGCAATGCCATTCCCATCTTTGGAGGAATTGGGTTTGTCCTACTTGCCAAACGTGGAGAGGTTGATGAAACGGGAAACAACACACATGTTCCCCTCTCTTTCTAAACTGTATATCTGTAAATGCCCTAAACTGCAATTGCCGTGTCTTCCACATGTTAAAATACTCGATGTTATGGAATGTAGCAATGAGCAACTGAAGTCAATCTCTAATCTCAACAGTCTTAATGAACTATATCTTAATCTAAATGATGAAGTGTCGTGCTTCCCAGAAGGAATGCTGAACAACATGACCTCTCTTGCAACTCTGGAAATAAAATATTTCAGTGAATTGAAGGAACTGCCATCTGACATCACAAAACTCACTGCTTTGTCTGATCTAACCATCAGTAAATGTGGTAAGCTGGAGTGTTTACCAGAACAGGGTTTGGAAGGCTTATCTTCACTTCGAAAACTGTCAATTCATTACTGTAAGAGTTTGGGATCCTTGCCTCATGGTGTCCGGCACTTAACTTCACTTCAATCTTTGAGTATTCGTGGCTGCCCAATGTTGAAAGAGCGGTGTAAGCAAGGAACAGGGGAGGATTGGCACAAGATAGCACATGTTCCTGATTTAGATATCTAG